A single region of the Streptomyces vilmorinianum genome encodes:
- a CDS encoding sensor histidine kinase produces MNDLVRQHTALSESDLEWLHLLVSEWQLLSDLSFADLVLWVPTLDGTRYVSVAQMRPNTGPTSYQDDMVGHLVPRGRRPLLDAALDEGRIVREGDPEWREEVPVRVESIPVRREGRVLGVIARNTNLLTVRTPSRLELTYLQSASDLAQMIAAGAFPFPGEAVDMDASPRAGDGLIRLDADGIVQYASPNALSAYHRLGLAADLVGQHLGQITAELAPSRGPVDEALVKLASGYAPREAEVEGNGGVIQLRAIPLKPKGTRIGSLVLLRDVTELRRRERELITKDATIREIHHRVKNNLQTVAALLRLQARRMDSDQGREALNEAVRRVGSIAIVHETLSQNLDERVEFDEIADRVIAMVAEISPGKVTCRRNGRFGILDAEVATPLSMVLTEVLQNALEHAFAPGEQGTVEVTAVRGEPRADARLLITVKDDGRGLPEGFDPQRAGNLGLQIVRTLVEGELGGTFDMQRGAERGTKVVLDIPVQPQK; encoded by the coding sequence ATGAACGACCTCGTCCGCCAGCACACCGCTCTGAGTGAGTCCGACCTCGAGTGGCTCCACCTGCTGGTGTCGGAGTGGCAGCTGCTCTCCGACCTCTCCTTCGCCGACCTCGTGCTCTGGGTTCCCACCCTCGACGGCACCCGTTACGTCTCCGTCGCCCAGATGCGCCCCAACACCGGCCCCACCTCCTACCAGGACGACATGGTCGGCCACCTGGTCCCGCGCGGCCGCCGCCCGCTGCTCGACGCCGCCCTGGACGAGGGCCGGATCGTGCGCGAGGGCGACCCCGAGTGGCGCGAGGAGGTCCCGGTCCGGGTCGAGTCCATCCCCGTACGCCGCGAGGGCCGCGTCCTCGGCGTCATCGCCCGCAACACCAACCTGCTCACCGTGCGGACCCCCTCCCGGCTGGAGCTCACCTACCTCCAGTCCGCCTCCGACCTGGCCCAGATGATCGCCGCCGGAGCCTTCCCCTTCCCCGGCGAAGCGGTCGACATGGACGCCTCGCCGCGGGCCGGCGACGGACTGATCCGCCTCGACGCCGACGGCATCGTCCAGTACGCCTCGCCCAACGCCCTCTCGGCCTACCACCGGCTCGGGCTCGCCGCCGACCTCGTCGGCCAGCACCTCGGCCAGATCACCGCCGAACTCGCCCCCTCCCGAGGCCCCGTCGACGAGGCCCTGGTCAAGCTGGCCTCCGGCTACGCCCCGCGCGAGGCGGAGGTCGAGGGCAACGGCGGCGTGATCCAGCTCCGGGCGATCCCGCTCAAGCCCAAGGGCACGCGCATCGGTTCACTCGTCCTGCTCCGCGACGTCACGGAACTGCGCCGCCGCGAGCGCGAGTTGATCACCAAGGACGCCACCATCCGGGAGATCCACCACCGGGTGAAGAACAACCTGCAGACCGTGGCCGCGCTCCTGCGCCTCCAGGCCCGCCGGATGGACTCCGACCAGGGACGCGAGGCCCTCAACGAGGCCGTGCGCCGGGTCGGTTCCATCGCCATCGTGCACGAGACGCTCTCCCAGAACCTGGACGAGCGCGTGGAGTTCGACGAGATCGCCGACCGGGTGATCGCGATGGTCGCCGAGATCTCGCCCGGCAAGGTGACCTGCCGGCGCAACGGCCGCTTCGGCATCCTCGACGCCGAGGTCGCCACGCCGCTCTCCATGGTCCTCACCGAAGTGCTCCAGAACGCCCTGGAGCATGCCTTCGCGCCGGGGGAGCAGGGCACCGTCGAGGTCACGGCCGTCCGCGGCGAACCCCGCGCCGACGCCCGCCTGCTGATCACGGTGAAGGACGACGGCCGCGGTCTGCCCGAGGGCTTCGACCCGCAGCGCGCCGGCAACCTCGGTCTGCAGATCGTACGGACGCTGGTGGAGGGGGAGTTGGGCGGCACGTTCGACATGCAGCGGGGCGCGGAGCGCGGGACCAAGGTCGTCCTCGACATTCCCGTACAGCCCCAGAAGTAG
- a CDS encoding TetR/AcrR family transcriptional regulator: MATRQRGRPRSFDRDAALEKATMAFWKHGYETTSVADLTRAMGIGAPSLYAAFGDKKALFAEVVEVYARRYGSFGTRAIEEEPTARAALGRLLREAAAEYTDPSHPYGCLMISAAINCASPEVAQALADRRNETLRGFESRIRADIAAGALPPETDARALARFSGAVMQGMSQQARDGATKEELEAVAEAAMLAWPQAQAPAAG; the protein is encoded by the coding sequence ATGGCGACGAGACAGCGCGGCCGACCCCGCTCCTTCGACCGGGACGCGGCCCTGGAGAAGGCGACGATGGCCTTCTGGAAGCACGGCTACGAGACGACGTCCGTCGCCGACCTCACGCGCGCGATGGGCATCGGCGCCCCCAGCCTGTACGCCGCCTTCGGCGACAAGAAGGCGCTCTTCGCCGAGGTGGTCGAGGTCTACGCCCGGCGCTACGGCTCCTTCGGCACCCGCGCCATCGAGGAGGAGCCCACGGCCCGTGCGGCCCTCGGCCGCCTCCTGCGCGAGGCCGCCGCCGAGTACACCGACCCGTCCCACCCGTACGGCTGCCTGATGATCAGCGCCGCGATCAACTGCGCCTCGCCGGAGGTCGCCCAGGCCCTGGCCGACCGGCGCAACGAGACACTGCGCGGCTTCGAGTCCCGTATCCGCGCGGACATCGCCGCGGGCGCCCTCCCGCCGGAGACCGACGCGCGCGCCCTGGCCCGGTTCAGCGGCGCCGTGATGCAGGGGATGTCCCAGCAGGCGCGCGACGGGGCGACGAAGGAGGAGCTGGAGGCCGTGGCGGAGGCGGCGATGCTCGCGTGGCCGCAGGCGCAGGCGCCGGCCGCGGGGTGA
- a CDS encoding SDR family oxidoreductase: MSTLKGRTALVTGASRGIGRAVAERLGRDGARVAVHYGHNEAAAKETVAAIEAAGGEAFAIRAELGVPGDAEALWAAFDEHAEGLDILVNNAGAATFATIAETDEESYDRIHALNAKAPFFIIKHGLGRLRDEGRIVNVTGTPDIALPPILATITAKGAVNALTRSLAAELAPRGITVNSVGPGIIETDLNAAWLADPRARAHASSRSVFNRLGTVSEVADVVAFLASTDARWVTGQHLDATGGLLLAL, encoded by the coding sequence ATGAGCACGCTCAAGGGCAGGACGGCACTGGTCACGGGCGCGAGCCGGGGCATCGGACGGGCCGTCGCCGAACGGCTCGGCCGGGACGGGGCGCGGGTGGCCGTGCACTACGGCCACAACGAGGCGGCGGCGAAGGAGACGGTCGCCGCGATCGAGGCGGCGGGCGGCGAGGCCTTCGCGATCCGCGCCGAGCTGGGGGTCCCGGGCGACGCGGAGGCGCTGTGGGCGGCCTTCGACGAGCACGCCGAGGGGCTCGACATCCTCGTCAACAACGCCGGCGCGGCCACCTTCGCGACGATCGCGGAGACGGACGAGGAGTCGTACGACCGGATTCACGCGCTCAACGCCAAGGCGCCGTTCTTCATCATCAAGCACGGCCTGGGGCGGCTGCGCGACGAGGGGCGCATCGTCAACGTGACGGGGACCCCGGACATCGCCCTGCCGCCGATCCTCGCCACGATCACGGCCAAGGGCGCGGTGAACGCCCTGACCCGCTCGCTCGCCGCGGAGCTCGCGCCGCGCGGGATCACGGTGAACTCGGTGGGGCCCGGGATCATCGAGACCGACCTGAACGCCGCCTGGCTCGCCGACCCGCGGGCCCGCGCCCACGCCTCCTCGCGCTCGGTCTTCAACCGCCTGGGCACGGTGAGCGAGGTCGCGGACGTGGTCGCCTTCCTCGCCTCCACCGACGCCCGCTGGGTGACCGGCCAGCACCTGGACGCGACGGGCGGCCTGCTCCTCGCGCTCTGA
- the nagB gene encoding glucosamine-6-phosphate deaminase encodes MEVVIVPDATAGGELIADGIAGLLRRKPDALLGVATGSTPLPIYEALIAQVEAGSVDASRARIAQLDEYVGLPTGHPESYRSTVLRQVVEPLGLSPEAFMGPDGSAEDVQAACEAYDRALREAGGVDLQILGIGTDGHIGFNEPCSSLASRTRIKTLTEQTRVDNARFFDNDIEQVPHHVITQGIGTILEARHLVLLATGEGKADAVAQTVEGPVAALVPASALQLHPHATVVVDEAAASKLKLADYFRHTFANKPSWQSI; translated from the coding sequence GTGGAAGTTGTCATCGTCCCGGACGCCACGGCAGGCGGAGAGCTCATCGCGGACGGCATCGCCGGCCTCCTGCGCCGCAAGCCCGACGCGCTGCTCGGCGTTGCCACGGGTTCGACTCCGCTGCCCATCTACGAGGCCCTGATCGCCCAGGTCGAGGCCGGGTCCGTGGACGCCTCGCGCGCCCGGATCGCTCAGCTGGACGAGTACGTCGGGCTCCCCACCGGCCACCCGGAGTCCTACCGCTCCACCGTGCTGCGCCAGGTCGTCGAGCCGCTCGGGCTCTCCCCGGAGGCCTTCATGGGCCCCGACGGCTCGGCCGAGGACGTCCAGGCCGCCTGCGAGGCCTACGACCGGGCGCTGCGCGAGGCCGGCGGGGTGGACCTGCAGATCCTCGGCATCGGGACCGACGGGCACATCGGCTTCAACGAGCCGTGCTCCTCGCTCGCCTCGCGCACGCGGATCAAGACGCTCACCGAGCAGACCCGGGTCGACAACGCGCGCTTCTTCGACAACGACATCGAGCAGGTCCCTCACCACGTCATCACCCAGGGCATCGGCACCATCCTGGAGGCCCGTCACCTGGTCCTCCTGGCCACCGGCGAGGGCAAGGCCGACGCCGTGGCCCAGACCGTCGAGGGCCCGGTCGCCGCGCTCGTACCGGCCTCCGCGCTGCAGCTGCACCCGCACGCCACGGTCGTCGTGGACGAGGCCGCCGCCTCCAAGCTGAAGCTCGCGGACTACTTCCGCCACACCTTCGCCAACAAGCCCTCCTGGCAGAGCATCTGA
- a CDS encoding glycoside hydrolase family 3 protein, whose protein sequence is MTTLVSATDTLTRDALTVLQPGFVGTTAPDWLLRRIGEGLSSVGLFGRNIASPEQLAALTARLRAERDDVLVAIDEEGGDVTRLEVRHGSSFPGNYALGSVDDVDLTRAVAQELGRRLAACGVDLNWAPSADVNSNTDNPVIGVRSFGAGPELVARHTVAYVEGLQAVGVAACTKHFPGHGDTNVDSHHALPRIDVDLDTLHARELVPFRAAIAAGSKAVMSAHILLSALDPDRPATLSPQILTGLLRQELGFEGLIVTDGMEMQAIASTYGIERGSVLAIAAGADAICVGGGLADEDTVLRLRDALVDAVRTGELPEERLADAAARVRALAAWTQSHRARGAGSEPGAAVQEGTAPGTEIGLVAARRALTLTTGERPYTPLTSAPYVAAFTPVANIAVGDETPWGVAAELERLLPGTETDAYDEPSVDAALAAAGERRIVAVVRDAHRHPWMTQALDGLLAARPDTVVVEMGLNQAEPRGALHIATHGAARVCGRAAAEAIAGI, encoded by the coding sequence ATGACCACTCTCGTAAGCGCCACGGACACCCTGACCCGGGACGCGCTCACGGTCCTCCAGCCGGGCTTCGTCGGCACGACCGCCCCGGACTGGCTGCTCCGCAGGATCGGTGAGGGGCTCTCCTCCGTCGGCCTGTTCGGCCGGAACATCGCCTCCCCCGAGCAGCTCGCCGCGCTCACGGCGCGCCTGCGGGCCGAGCGGGACGACGTCCTGGTCGCCATCGACGAGGAGGGCGGGGACGTCACGCGCCTCGAGGTGCGCCACGGTTCCTCGTTCCCCGGCAACTACGCGCTGGGCTCGGTCGACGACGTCGACCTCACCCGGGCCGTCGCCCAGGAGCTCGGCCGCCGGCTCGCCGCGTGCGGCGTCGACCTCAACTGGGCGCCCTCGGCCGACGTGAACTCCAACACCGACAACCCGGTCATCGGCGTCCGGTCCTTCGGCGCCGGCCCCGAGCTGGTCGCCCGGCACACCGTGGCGTACGTCGAAGGCCTCCAGGCCGTCGGAGTCGCCGCCTGCACCAAGCACTTCCCCGGACACGGCGACACCAACGTGGACTCGCACCACGCGCTGCCCCGGATCGATGTGGATCTGGACACACTGCACGCCCGTGAGCTGGTACCTTTCCGCGCCGCGATCGCCGCGGGTTCCAAAGCGGTCATGAGCGCGCATATTCTGCTCTCCGCGCTCGACCCCGACCGTCCGGCCACCCTGAGCCCGCAGATCCTGACCGGTCTGCTCCGCCAGGAGCTGGGCTTCGAGGGGCTGATCGTCACCGACGGCATGGAGATGCAGGCCATCGCGTCGACGTACGGCATCGAGCGCGGATCCGTCCTCGCGATCGCCGCGGGCGCCGACGCCATCTGCGTCGGCGGCGGGCTGGCCGACGAGGACACCGTACTGCGACTGCGCGACGCGCTGGTCGACGCGGTACGGACCGGTGAACTGCCCGAGGAGCGGCTGGCCGACGCCGCGGCGCGTGTACGCGCCCTGGCGGCCTGGACCCAGTCGCACCGGGCCAGGGGGGCTGGATCGGAGCCGGGCGCGGCAGTGCAGGAGGGGACCGCGCCCGGCACCGAGATCGGACTCGTCGCGGCGCGCCGGGCCCTGACCCTGACGACGGGGGAGCGGCCCTACACGCCGCTGACCAGCGCTCCCTACGTCGCCGCCTTCACCCCGGTCGCCAACATCGCGGTGGGCGACGAGACGCCGTGGGGCGTCGCGGCGGAGCTGGAGCGGCTGCTTCCGGGCACCGAGACGGACGCGTACGACGAGCCCTCGGTGGACGCGGCGCTCGCCGCCGCCGGGGAGCGGCGGATCGTCGCGGTCGTACGGGACGCCCACCGGCACCCGTGGATGACCCAGGCCCTGGACGGCCTGCTGGCGGCCCGCCCGGACACGGTCGTGGTGGAGATGGGCCTGAACCAGGCGGAGCCCCGTGGCGCCCTGCACATCGCCACGCACGGCGCGGCCCGGGTCTGCGGCCGGGCGGCGGCGGAGGCCATCGCCGGGATCTGA
- a CDS encoding carbohydrate ABC transporter permease, which produces MLGLLVFVTAGFPVYWMVNTAFKPAKDAIDPNPHFFPSTFTLENFKRALEIADFWGPVTRSLIVSSVVVVIGIVVGMLAALAISRFAFRGRKIVIVGILAVQMVPLVAMIIPVFLMLNDLGQYDKISGLIITYLTFILPFTVWTLRGFIVNIPKELEEAAQVDGCTRTGAFVRVVFPLLAPGMVATSVYGFIQAWNEYLYALMLMSQQNQTATVWLGNFITKNGTEYAPMMAGSTMMAVPIVILFLLVQRKMAAGLTAGAVKG; this is translated from the coding sequence CTGCTCGGACTCCTCGTCTTCGTCACGGCCGGCTTCCCGGTCTACTGGATGGTGAACACGGCGTTCAAGCCGGCGAAGGACGCCATCGACCCGAACCCGCACTTCTTCCCCTCCACCTTCACGCTGGAGAACTTCAAGCGTGCGCTGGAGATCGCGGACTTCTGGGGCCCGGTCACCCGCAGCCTGATCGTCTCGTCGGTCGTCGTCGTCATCGGCATCGTCGTCGGCATGCTGGCCGCGCTCGCCATCTCCCGCTTCGCCTTCCGCGGCCGCAAGATCGTGATCGTCGGCATCCTCGCCGTCCAGATGGTCCCGCTCGTCGCGATGATCATCCCGGTCTTCCTGATGCTCAACGACCTGGGCCAGTACGACAAGATCAGCGGCCTGATCATCACGTACCTGACCTTCATCCTCCCCTTCACGGTGTGGACGCTGCGCGGCTTCATCGTCAACATCCCCAAGGAGCTGGAGGAGGCCGCCCAGGTCGACGGCTGCACCCGCACCGGCGCGTTCGTCCGGGTCGTCTTCCCGCTGCTCGCCCCGGGCATGGTCGCCACCTCCGTCTACGGCTTCATCCAGGCGTGGAACGAGTACCTCTACGCCCTGATGCTGATGAGCCAGCAGAACCAGACGGCCACCGTCTGGCTCGGCAACTTCATCACGAAGAACGGCACGGAGTACGCCCCGATGATGGCGGGCTCCACGATGATGGCCGTCCCGATCGTGATCCTCTTCCTCCTCGTCCAGCGCAAGATGGCCGCCGGCCTGACGGCCGGCGCGGTGAAGGGATAA
- a CDS encoding carbohydrate ABC transporter permease, with protein MSAADTTTAKVPPVRQSPPSGSGAGTPKPGKKPTAGGGGVPWLLLAPCLLVLVLVLGYPLVRLVTLSFQNFGQPQLWGFQEAEWSGFANFTKILGDGEFWAVVLRTVIFAAGAVILTMVLGMLIALLLQKVSGWVKALVNIVLVASWGMPIIVATAIFKWLFDADYGVLNWLMSKLPGVDMIGHNWFASGPEGLAVIMLLVVWGAVPFVVITLSAGLTQVPKELEEAARLDGAGAWGVFRFVTLPILKPIIVMLTTLSVIWDMGVFPQVYVMRNGHPEAEFQLLTTYSFDKAFVVNDYGTGSAIALVTVVLLLGVVAVYMRQMLKIGEVE; from the coding sequence ATGAGTGCCGCAGACACAACCACCGCGAAGGTGCCGCCGGTGCGGCAATCGCCACCATCCGGCTCCGGAGCCGGTACCCCGAAGCCGGGGAAGAAGCCGACCGCGGGCGGGGGTGGGGTGCCCTGGCTGCTCCTCGCACCGTGCCTGCTCGTCCTGGTCCTGGTGCTCGGCTATCCGCTCGTGCGCCTGGTCACCCTCTCCTTCCAGAACTTCGGGCAACCGCAGCTCTGGGGCTTCCAGGAAGCGGAGTGGTCGGGCTTCGCCAACTTCACCAAGATCCTCGGCGACGGCGAGTTCTGGGCCGTCGTCCTGCGCACCGTGATCTTCGCGGCCGGCGCGGTGATCCTCACCATGGTCCTCGGCATGCTGATCGCGCTGCTGCTGCAGAAGGTCTCCGGCTGGGTCAAGGCCCTCGTCAACATCGTGCTCGTGGCGAGCTGGGGCATGCCCATCATCGTCGCCACCGCCATCTTCAAGTGGCTCTTCGACGCCGACTACGGCGTCCTCAACTGGCTGATGAGCAAGCTCCCCGGCGTCGACATGATCGGGCACAACTGGTTCGCCAGCGGCCCCGAGGGCCTCGCGGTCATCATGCTGCTCGTCGTCTGGGGCGCCGTGCCCTTCGTCGTGATCACCCTGAGCGCCGGCCTGACCCAGGTCCCCAAGGAGCTGGAGGAGGCCGCCCGCCTCGACGGCGCCGGAGCCTGGGGCGTCTTCCGCTTCGTCACGCTGCCCATCCTCAAGCCGATCATCGTCATGCTGACGACCCTCTCGGTGATCTGGGACATGGGCGTCTTCCCGCAGGTCTACGTGATGCGCAACGGCCACCCCGAGGCCGAGTTCCAGCTGCTCACCACGTACTCGTTCGACAAGGCGTTCGTCGTCAACGACTACGGCACCGGCTCCGCGATCGCGCTCGTCACGGTCGTCCTGCTGCTCGGAGTGGTCGCCGTGTACATGCGTCAGATGCTCAAGATCGGAGAGGTGGAGTGA
- a CDS encoding extracellular solute-binding protein — protein MKRKLIAAIGVAGIMVGIAACGGTDSGDNAGGDAKELTVWLTVDAQNNWPELVKAADDAVTKKHPGIKIKHEYYGWPDKNTKLDAVLATDKAPDVVEMGNTEMISYMAKGAFAEVDASKFDNSDQWLDALKDSVTYNGKTYGVPYYAGGRVGTWRKDVAAEAGVKAAPKTWAELTAALDAIQKKKGDKFSAWYQPSPDWYAAMSFVFEAGGSIAKQDGETWKANLSSPESVKGLTEYKNIVDKYMHGDKTKDEADRPVVFGQGNAAMIFGAGWEGATAAAPESDKVGGLKDKLENFVMPGPSGKNLPVFLGGSDLAIPVKSKAQGVAAEWIAAYTGAEGQKGLIAKGNLPNNKTALAPLKADPATTVAATAAESSWFVPTAPGWGQVEKAQILKTMLIEIANGKKSVEAAAKDADTAIDKVINTK, from the coding sequence GTGAAGCGCAAGCTCATCGCGGCGATCGGCGTCGCGGGCATCATGGTCGGCATCGCTGCGTGTGGCGGTACGGACAGCGGGGACAACGCCGGCGGCGACGCCAAGGAGCTCACCGTCTGGCTGACGGTCGACGCACAGAACAACTGGCCGGAGCTGGTCAAGGCCGCCGACGACGCGGTGACCAAGAAGCACCCGGGCATCAAGATCAAGCACGAGTACTACGGCTGGCCGGACAAGAACACCAAGCTCGACGCCGTGCTCGCCACGGACAAGGCCCCGGATGTTGTCGAGATGGGCAACACCGAGATGATCAGCTACATGGCGAAGGGTGCCTTCGCCGAGGTCGACGCCTCGAAGTTCGACAACTCGGACCAGTGGCTCGACGCCCTCAAGGACTCGGTCACCTACAACGGCAAGACCTACGGCGTCCCCTACTACGCCGGTGGCCGCGTGGGCACCTGGCGCAAGGACGTCGCCGCCGAGGCGGGCGTCAAGGCCGCCCCGAAGACCTGGGCCGAGCTGACCGCAGCCCTCGACGCCATCCAGAAGAAGAAGGGCGACAAGTTCAGCGCCTGGTACCAGCCGTCGCCCGACTGGTACGCGGCGATGTCCTTCGTCTTCGAGGCCGGCGGCTCCATCGCCAAGCAGGACGGCGAGACCTGGAAGGCGAACCTGTCCTCGCCGGAGTCCGTCAAGGGCCTCACCGAGTACAAGAACATCGTCGACAAGTACATGCACGGCGACAAGACCAAGGACGAGGCCGACCGCCCGGTCGTCTTCGGCCAGGGCAACGCCGCCATGATCTTCGGCGCCGGCTGGGAGGGCGCCACGGCGGCCGCCCCGGAGAGCGACAAGGTCGGCGGGCTGAAGGACAAGCTCGAGAACTTCGTGATGCCCGGCCCGTCCGGCAAGAACCTCCCGGTCTTCCTCGGCGGCTCCGACCTGGCCATCCCGGTCAAGTCCAAGGCGCAGGGCGTCGCGGCCGAGTGGATCGCCGCCTACACCGGCGCCGAGGGCCAGAAGGGCCTCATCGCCAAGGGCAACCTGCCCAACAACAAGACGGCCCTCGCCCCGCTGAAGGCCGACCCGGCCACCACGGTCGCGGCCACCGCGGCCGAGTCCAGCTGGTTCGTCCCGACCGCCCCGGGCTGGGGTCAGGTCGAGAAGGCCCAGATCCTCAAGACGATGCTGATCGAGATCGCCAACGGCAAGAAGTCGGTCGAGGCCGCCGCGAAGGACGCGGACACCGCGATCGACAAGGTCATCAACACCAAGTGA
- a CDS encoding GntR family transcriptional regulator, producing the protein MATDAGSTEKDSGVATRTARVPKYYRLKRHLLDMTETLPPGTPVPPERTLAAEFDTSRTTVRQALQELVVEGRLERIQGKGTFVAKPKVSQALQLTSYTEDMRAQGLEPTSQLLDIGYVTADDTLAGLLDISPGGRVLRIERLRLASGEPMAIETTHLSAKRFPALRRSLVKYTSLYTALAEVYDVHLAEAEETIETSLATPREAGLLGTDVGLPMLMLSRHSLDAQGEPVEWVRSVYRGDRYKFVARLQRPNG; encoded by the coding sequence ATGGCCACGGACGCGGGCAGTACGGAGAAAGACAGCGGGGTCGCCACCCGCACCGCGCGCGTGCCCAAGTACTACCGACTGAAGCGGCATTTGCTCGACATGACGGAGACCCTGCCGCCCGGCACGCCGGTCCCGCCGGAGCGCACCCTCGCCGCCGAGTTCGACACCTCGCGCACCACCGTGCGCCAGGCCCTGCAGGAGCTGGTCGTCGAGGGCCGCCTGGAACGGATCCAGGGCAAGGGCACGTTCGTGGCCAAGCCCAAGGTCTCGCAGGCGCTGCAGCTCACCTCGTACACCGAGGACATGCGGGCCCAAGGACTCGAGCCCACCTCGCAGCTGCTCGACATCGGGTACGTCACGGCCGACGACACGCTCGCGGGGCTGCTCGACATCTCGCCCGGCGGGCGCGTGCTGCGCATCGAGCGGCTGCGCCTGGCGAGCGGCGAGCCGATGGCGATCGAGACCACGCACCTGTCGGCCAAGCGCTTCCCCGCGCTGCGCCGTTCGCTGGTGAAGTACACCTCGCTCTACACCGCGCTGGCCGAGGTGTACGACGTGCACCTCGCCGAGGCCGAGGAGACCATCGAGACCTCGCTGGCCACCCCGCGCGAGGCCGGCCTGCTCGGTACGGACGTGGGCCTGCCGATGCTGATGCTCTCCCGCCACTCGCTGGACGCCCAGGGCGAGCCGGTCGAGTGGGTGCGCTCGGTGTACCGCGGCGACCGGTACAAGTTCGTGGCGCGACTCCAGCGCCCCAACGGCTGA